A genomic region of Leptolyngbya sp. NIES-2104 contains the following coding sequences:
- a CDS encoding glycosyltransferase family 9 protein, giving the protein MRILALVPGGIGDQILFFPTLDDLKAIYPQAQIDVVVEPRAKGAYRISKSVSDTILFDFKGSNSLSDWSNLLGVLRDREYDIAIALGQRWGIGFLLWLSGIQTRIGYASGSASETFFTKTVPLNSDQYAAAMYHDLLKGLGIDRPMTDVAISVPARDLEWSDAERKRLGLQDGRYVLIHPGAGELSQRKGIDKIYPAENWQKIIRDFQQKQPDLPIVLIKGEEDDEIVAQIVALCPGIKVTAPENIGQLVSMVAGASLMICTDSASMHAAIAAQTFTLALFGTTDPEKLVPKSDRIAAIKSPTGKMADITPQMILERVWGG; this is encoded by the coding sequence ATGAGAATTCTTGCCCTTGTTCCTGGTGGAATTGGCGATCAGATTTTATTTTTTCCCACCCTTGATGATCTAAAAGCGATTTATCCTCAAGCCCAGATCGATGTGGTGGTTGAACCCAGAGCCAAGGGAGCGTATCGAATTTCTAAATCAGTGAGCGATACGATTTTATTTGACTTCAAAGGCAGTAATAGCTTGTCAGACTGGAGTAATTTGCTCGGAGTGTTGCGCGATCGAGAATACGATATTGCGATCGCGCTCGGTCAACGATGGGGAATTGGCTTTCTCCTCTGGCTCAGCGGCATTCAAACTCGAATCGGATACGCCAGCGGCTCGGCATCTGAAACCTTTTTCACGAAAACCGTTCCGCTGAATTCTGACCAGTATGCAGCCGCAATGTATCACGACTTGCTAAAGGGATTAGGCATCGATCGACCCATGACTGATGTTGCGATCAGTGTTCCAGCGAGGGATCTCGAATGGTCAGACGCGGAACGAAAACGCCTCGGATTACAAGACGGTCGTTATGTTTTGATTCATCCCGGTGCAGGTGAGTTATCGCAACGCAAAGGAATTGACAAGATTTATCCAGCCGAAAATTGGCAAAAAATCATTCGGGACTTTCAGCAAAAACAACCGGATTTACCGATCGTACTAATTAAGGGCGAAGAAGATGACGAGATCGTGGCTCAAATCGTGGCTTTGTGTCCTGGAATCAAAGTCACTGCACCCGAAAATATTGGGCAATTGGTTTCGATGGTGGCAGGTGCAAGCTTGATGATCTGTACTGATAGCGCCTCGATGCACGCTGCGATCGCGGCTCAAACGTTCACATTGGCACTCTTTGGCACAACCGATCCAGAAAAACTTGTACCGAAGAGCGATCGAATTGCGGCGATCAAGTCTCCCACTGGAAAAATGGCAGACATCACGCCGCAAATGATTCTAGAACGAGTTTGGGGCGGTTAG
- a CDS encoding 2-hydroxy-3-oxopropionate reductase, giving the protein MERIGFIGLGIMGKPMVQNLLKARYSVTVFNRSSNAIEFLTTQGATPATSPKQVAEQSDIVITCLPDSPDVEFVVLGENGVLSGARPGMLFIDMSTIAPATSKKIHSELQKHDIQSLDAPVSGGDIGAQQGTLSIMVGGEKSAFDRALPVLQAMGKNIVHIGEAGAGQVTKACNQIVVAMTVQAVAEALTLAKKSGVDPAKVRSALLGGFAQSRVLEVHGQRMLDGSFQPGFKLDLHRKDMNIVLQTGREVGVPLLGSGQVTALMDALIAQGKGELDNAAIALLYQLLSNPS; this is encoded by the coding sequence ATGGAACGCATCGGATTTATCGGACTCGGCATCATGGGAAAGCCAATGGTGCAGAACTTGTTAAAGGCTAGATATAGCGTGACGGTGTTTAATCGATCGAGCAATGCGATCGAATTTCTCACAACCCAAGGCGCAACCCCCGCAACCTCTCCAAAACAAGTCGCTGAACAATCCGATATCGTCATCACTTGCCTTCCCGATTCTCCCGATGTGGAGTTCGTTGTTTTAGGTGAAAACGGCGTACTGTCTGGAGCGCGACCAGGAATGTTGTTCATCGATATGTCTACGATCGCGCCTGCAACTTCCAAAAAAATCCATTCCGAACTTCAGAAACACGATATTCAATCGCTTGATGCTCCGGTTTCCGGTGGTGATATCGGCGCACAGCAAGGAACGCTATCGATCATGGTCGGTGGGGAAAAATCCGCCTTCGATCGAGCTTTACCCGTCCTCCAAGCAATGGGTAAAAACATTGTTCACATCGGAGAAGCAGGAGCCGGACAAGTCACCAAAGCCTGCAATCAAATCGTTGTCGCAATGACCGTTCAAGCCGTTGCAGAAGCGTTAACACTCGCGAAAAAATCAGGAGTTGATCCAGCAAAAGTGCGATCGGCTTTATTGGGTGGATTTGCTCAAAGTCGAGTGTTAGAAGTCCACGGACAGCGAATGTTAGACGGCAGCTTTCAGCCTGGATTCAAGCTCGATTTGCATCGGAAAGACATGAATATCGTATTGCAGACTGGGCGAGAAGTCGGAGTGCCATTGCTAGGAAGTGGTCAGGTGACAGCACTGATGGATGCGCTGATTGCTCAGGGGAAAGGGGAACTCGACAATGCAGCGATCGCGCTTTTATACCAATTGCTCTCAAATCCATCCTAA
- a CDS encoding four-carbon acid sugar kinase family protein → MQPKIIVLDDDPTGSQTVHSCLLLMQWDIETLRIGLRDRAPIFFVLTNTRSLTPEAAKSVTQEVCCNLKSAIAEESIQDFLVVSRSDSTLRGHYPIETDAIAQELGSFDAHFLVPAFFEGGRTTRESIHYLKVNGVDTPVHETEFAKDSVFGYQHSYLPDYVEEKTQGRIHADQVERFLLAEIRSGIQQRLRNLHDNQCCVVDSETQSDMDQFASDVLTVASDGKRFLFRSAASLLTSLANLGAQPIPQAEMARYVREGKPGAVIVGSHVKKTTEQLQKLLEAPGTVGVEIEVAQLARSNNAHEALLKNAIDQINEIHNAGKTPVVYTSRQELTFDDAQTRLNFGESVSTLLMDILRHLPADIGFLISKGGITSNDTLSKGLALRTARLLGQVLAGVSMVRTAEDHPQFPDLPVVLFPGNVGDETALATVYDRLNQHS, encoded by the coding sequence ATGCAGCCGAAAATCATTGTTCTCGATGATGATCCAACAGGGTCGCAAACGGTGCATAGTTGCCTGCTTCTGATGCAGTGGGATATCGAGACGTTGAGAATTGGATTGCGCGATCGAGCACCAATCTTCTTTGTTCTAACCAATACACGATCGCTGACTCCCGAAGCTGCGAAATCGGTGACTCAAGAAGTGTGCTGCAATCTAAAAAGCGCGATCGCCGAAGAATCGATCCAAGATTTTCTCGTGGTCAGTCGATCGGATTCGACTTTGAGAGGACATTACCCGATCGAGACAGATGCGATCGCCCAAGAACTCGGTTCCTTTGATGCTCATTTCCTTGTGCCTGCATTTTTTGAGGGAGGACGTACGACTCGTGAGAGTATTCACTACCTAAAAGTGAACGGAGTGGATACACCCGTTCACGAAACAGAATTCGCCAAAGATTCCGTATTTGGCTATCAGCACAGCTATCTACCGGATTACGTCGAAGAGAAAACACAGGGGCGAATTCATGCCGATCAAGTAGAGCGATTTTTGCTGGCAGAAATACGATCGGGAATTCAACAGCGACTAAGAAATTTACATGATAATCAATGCTGTGTCGTTGATTCAGAAACGCAATCAGACATGGATCAGTTTGCATCTGATGTATTAACAGTTGCATCGGACGGGAAACGGTTTTTATTTCGGAGTGCGGCAAGTCTACTGACTTCATTAGCAAATTTGGGAGCGCAACCGATTCCACAAGCAGAAATGGCACGATACGTCAGAGAAGGCAAACCTGGAGCGGTGATCGTTGGATCTCATGTGAAGAAAACGACTGAACAGCTACAGAAATTGCTCGAAGCTCCGGGAACCGTTGGGGTTGAGATTGAAGTCGCGCAACTTGCTCGATCGAACAATGCTCACGAGGCTTTATTGAAAAATGCGATCGACCAAATCAACGAAATTCACAACGCTGGAAAAACTCCCGTCGTTTACACCAGTCGCCAAGAGCTAACCTTTGACGATGCCCAAACTCGCTTAAATTTTGGTGAATCGGTTTCGACGTTATTAATGGACATTCTGCGCCACCTGCCCGCTGATATCGGTTTTCTCATTAGTAAAGGCGGCATCACTTCAAACGATACCTTAAGCAAAGGATTAGCCCTGAGAACGGCTCGACTTCTCGGTCAAGTCCTCGCAGGCGTTTCGATGGTCAGAACCGCAGAAGATCACCCTCAGTTTCCAGATTTGCCCGTGGTTCTGTTTCCTGGAAATGTCGGAGATGAAACCGCGCTCGCAACCGTTTACGATCGCTTAAACCAACACAGTTAA
- a CDS encoding pentapeptide repeat-containing protein produces MFAKVGITLACLATVSFAAPIRAENPQHVQRLITTGECSGCNLAGANLKEIHVLGADLRNANLEGANLTGANLEGADLTGANLKNTNLTTAYLTNATLDRANLTNANLSGARLINAETVGAILDGVNIQNAEVYGSGVAAGGDDR; encoded by the coding sequence ATGTTTGCAAAAGTTGGAATCACCCTTGCCTGTCTTGCTACCGTTTCGTTCGCCGCTCCGATTCGCGCCGAAAATCCGCAGCACGTTCAACGACTTATTACCACTGGCGAATGTTCCGGGTGTAATCTCGCAGGTGCGAACCTGAAAGAAATCCACGTTTTGGGCGCGGATTTGCGAAATGCCAACCTAGAAGGCGCAAATTTGACTGGAGCAAACTTAGAAGGCGCAGATTTGACGGGCGCGAACTTGAAAAACACCAATTTGACGACGGCTTATCTGACGAATGCAACCCTTGATCGAGCAAACCTGACGAATGCAAATCTATCAGGTGCTCGTTTGATCAATGCAGAAACTGTGGGTGCAATTCTCGACGGCGTGAACATTCAAAACGCCGAAGTCTACGGAAGTGGAGTTGCTGCGGGTGGCGACGATCGCTAA